A single region of the Pan troglodytes isolate AG18354 chromosome 18, NHGRI_mPanTro3-v2.0_pri, whole genome shotgun sequence genome encodes:
- the PABPN1L gene encoding embryonic polyadenylate-binding protein 2 isoform X1, producing the protein MWPFPSRSLFPPPTQAWLQTVSSDPEAQGWGAWNETKEILGPEGGEGKEEKEEEEDAEEEQDGDAGFLLSLLEQENLAECPLPDQELEAIKMKVCAMEQAEGTPRPPGVQQQAEEEEGTAAGQLLSPETTGCRLPGTPEEKVEADHRSVYVGNLCLHRVCHQGLRAGRRGAGPEPLPGPGHQGAAEKNQLPWDQLHRPRGPSRTPRLQGGTLPPQQPPGQAPAQTTRAEPGPWKILTMVFTVLKGRPDFERGAGGWIRSKPLVLHPGAGAGSGAGARPEERGVQSSHWPPLGRGMAQ; encoded by the exons ATGTGGCCCTTCCCGAGCCGctctctcttcccaccccccACTCAGGCCTGGCTCCAGACGGTCTCCTCAGACCCTGAGGCCCAGGGCTGGGGGGCCTGGAACGAGACCAAGGAGATTCTGGGGCcagagggtggggaagggaaggaggagaaagaggaggaagaggatgcaGAGGAAGAGCAGGATGGGGATGCAGGCTTTCTGCTGTCTCTGCTGGAGCAAGAGAACCTGGCTGAGTGCCCATTGCCTGACCAG gagctggaggccatcaagATGAAGGTGTGTGCCATGGAGCAGGCCGAGGGGACGCCACGGCCTCCAGGAGTGCAGCAACAGGCCGAGGAAGAGGAGGGCACCGCGGCCGGGCAGCTGCTGAGCCCTGAGACCACAG GCTGCCGCCTCCCTGGGACCCCCGAGGAGAAGGTGGAGGCTGACCACAGATCCGTCTACGTGGGCAAC TTATGCCTACATAGAGTTTGCCACCAAGGGCTCCGTGCAGGCCGCCGTGGAGCTGGACCAGAGCCTCTTCCGGGGCCGGGTCATCAAG GTGCTGCCGAAAAGAACCAACTTCCCTGGGATCAGCTCCACAGACCGCGGGGGCCTTCGAGGACACCCAGGCTCCAGGGGGGCACCCTTCCCCCACAGCAGCCTCCAGGGCAGGCCCCGGCTCAGACCACAAGGGCAGAACCG GGCCCGTGGAAAATTCTCACCATGGTTTTCACCGTATTAAAGGGAAGACCCGATTTTGagagaggggctgggggctggatcAGGAGTAAACCACTTGTGCTCCatcctggggctggggcagggagtggggcGGGGGCG
- the PABPN1L gene encoding embryonic polyadenylate-binding protein 2 isoform X3 — protein MWPFPSRSLFPPPTQAWLQTVSSDPEAQGWGAWNETKEILGPEGGEGKEEKEEEEDAEEEQDGDAGFLLSLLEQENLAECPLPDQELEAIKMKVCAMEQAEGTPRPPGVQQQAEEEEGTAAGQLLSPETTGCRLPGTPEEKVEADHRSVYVGNVDYGGSAEELEAHFSRCGEVHRVTILCDKFSGHPKGCCRKEPTSLGSAPQTAGAFEDTQAPGGHPSPTAASRAGPGSDHKGRTGPVENSHHGFHRIKGKTRF, from the exons ATGTGGCCCTTCCCGAGCCGctctctcttcccaccccccACTCAGGCCTGGCTCCAGACGGTCTCCTCAGACCCTGAGGCCCAGGGCTGGGGGGCCTGGAACGAGACCAAGGAGATTCTGGGGCcagagggtggggaagggaaggaggagaaagaggaggaagaggatgcaGAGGAAGAGCAGGATGGGGATGCAGGCTTTCTGCTGTCTCTGCTGGAGCAAGAGAACCTGGCTGAGTGCCCATTGCCTGACCAG gagctggaggccatcaagATGAAGGTGTGTGCCATGGAGCAGGCCGAGGGGACGCCACGGCCTCCAGGAGTGCAGCAACAGGCCGAGGAAGAGGAGGGCACCGCGGCCGGGCAGCTGCTGAGCCCTGAGACCACAG GCTGCCGCCTCCCTGGGACCCCCGAGGAGAAGGTGGAGGCTGACCACAGATCCGTCTACGTGGGCAAC GTGGACTACGGGGGCTCCGCCGAGGAGCTGGAGGCCCACTTCAGCCGCTGTGGGGAGGTCCACCGAGTCACGATCCTGTGTGACAAGTTCTCTGGACACCCCAAGGG GTGCTGCCGAAAAGAACCAACTTCCCTGGGATCAGCTCCACAGACCGCGGGGGCCTTCGAGGACACCCAGGCTCCAGGGGGGCACCCTTCCCCCACAGCAGCCTCCAGGGCAGGCCCCGGCTCAGACCACAAGGGCAGAACCG GGCCCGTGGAAAATTCTCACCATGGTTTTCACCGTATTAAAGGGAAGACCCGATTTTGa
- the PABPN1L gene encoding embryonic polyadenylate-binding protein 2 isoform X2 — protein MWPFPSRSLFPPPTQAWLQTVSSDPEAQGWGAWNETKEILGPEGGEGKEEKEEEEDAEEEQDGDAGFLLSLLEQENLAECPLPDQELEAIKMKVCAMEQAEGTPRPPGVQQQAEEEEGTAAGQLLSPETTGCRLPGTPEEKVEADHRSVYVGNVDYGGSAEELEAHFSRCGEVHRVTILCDKFSGHPKGYAYIEFATKGSVQAAVELDQSLFRGRVIKVLPKRTNFPGISSTDRGGLRGHPGSRGAPFPHSSLQGRPRLRPQGQNRARGKFSPWFSPY, from the exons ATGTGGCCCTTCCCGAGCCGctctctcttcccaccccccACTCAGGCCTGGCTCCAGACGGTCTCCTCAGACCCTGAGGCCCAGGGCTGGGGGGCCTGGAACGAGACCAAGGAGATTCTGGGGCcagagggtggggaagggaaggaggagaaagaggaggaagaggatgcaGAGGAAGAGCAGGATGGGGATGCAGGCTTTCTGCTGTCTCTGCTGGAGCAAGAGAACCTGGCTGAGTGCCCATTGCCTGACCAG gagctggaggccatcaagATGAAGGTGTGTGCCATGGAGCAGGCCGAGGGGACGCCACGGCCTCCAGGAGTGCAGCAACAGGCCGAGGAAGAGGAGGGCACCGCGGCCGGGCAGCTGCTGAGCCCTGAGACCACAG GCTGCCGCCTCCCTGGGACCCCCGAGGAGAAGGTGGAGGCTGACCACAGATCCGTCTACGTGGGCAAC GTGGACTACGGGGGCTCCGCCGAGGAGCTGGAGGCCCACTTCAGCCGCTGTGGGGAGGTCCACCGAGTCACGATCCTGTGTGACAAGTTCTCTGGACACCCCAAGGG TTATGCCTACATAGAGTTTGCCACCAAGGGCTCCGTGCAGGCCGCCGTGGAGCTGGACCAGAGCCTCTTCCGGGGCCGGGTCATCAAG GTGCTGCCGAAAAGAACCAACTTCCCTGGGATCAGCTCCACAGACCGCGGGGGCCTTCGAGGACACCCAGGCTCCAGGGGGGCACCCTTCCCCCACAGCAGCCTCCAGGGCAGGCCCCGGCTCAGACCACAAGGGCAGAACCG GGCCCGTGGAAAATTCTCACCATGGTTTTCACCGTATTAA